GTCTTACTTCACTTAAATTCGTAGTAGAAGAACAAGCACTAAATCCTATAATCATTGCTGTAAAAAAACTAGCTTTAGTAATATTATTCATATAATCCCCTTCAAAATAAACTATTTTTCTATTTTAAAATATTTTTATTAAAATCATTTAATAATTTAATTGCAAACTCATAATCTAAACAAATATTTTCAAAATTATTTAAATATTTTTCAAATTCATTGTCAAATTTGGCGATAAAACATAAATTTTTACCACTTATAGGATGATTAAAATTTATAAAAAAAGAATGTAACATCAAACGATTACTTGCTATTTTATTTTTACTGTCAGCATAAATATTATCGCCTAAAATAAATCTATTTATGCTTGCTAAATGAGTTCTTATTTGATGGGTTCTACCACTTTCAAGCTTTGCAGCTAATAAATTTATATTTTCTTTAGTGCATAAATTGATAAAATGGGTCTTAGCCCATTTTCCCCATCTATCTTTATTCATTCCATACTTTTTAATACATTCATCTTCGCTTAAAGATTGCATTTTTAATCTATTATTTTCATTTCTCTTTATGTATTTTTCAATATTTTCACAATTAACTCTAAGATTTGTTACAGCTATATAAATTCTATCGACTAATCTATCTTTTATTTGTGATGCTAAATTTAAATAAGCTTTGTTTGTCTTAGCTACTATCATTACACCACTAGTTTCTTTATCTAAACGATGCACAATTCCAGCCCTAATCCTACCATTAATATCAGCTAATTTATAATTATTATCAAGCAACCACTCAACCAAAGATGCTTCTTTTAAACTACTAGCTCCGTGTGTAGCTATTCTAATAGGCTTATTAATTACTAAAATATCATCATCTTCATAAATAATTTCTACATTAAAATTTACTTCATATCTAATATTTGTTTCTTGCAATTTTGGTAAATTTATAATAATTTCATCACATATATTTAATTTATATGATGTTTTAACTGTCCTATTATTCACTAAAATATTATTATTTTTAATTAAATTCGCTACTTTTGAACGACTATCATTTAATACATTAGCTATAAAGACATCAATTCTTTCAACTCTATCAGCTATAATCTTACTCAATATTAACCTTTTTTATTCATATTCACAAATAAATTTAGCAAAAGGTTGTAAATTGATAAAACTAGACGGTAAAATTTTCACTCATTTTGATTTTATATTACCTTTTATAGTATTACCTATAATAGGCTTTTCTTTCATATTAATCAATGAGGCAAATACAGTTTTAGCACATAAGCAAATATTATATATAACTATAGGGTTTATGAGTTTTTGTGTATTTTTTTTATTACCGATTAGAAAATTAGAATGGCTAATACCATTTTTTTATTGGTTTTGCATAGGATTATTAATGCTAGTTGATATTTTAGGTGCTACAAAATTAGGCGCTAAAAGATGGCTAGAGATTCCTTTTACAAATTTTACAATCCAACCTAGTGAAATTTTTAAACCAGCTTTTTTACTTATGTTGGCATATTTAATAAAAATAAATCCACCGCCAGCAGGAGGATATAAATTTAAAGAATTTGCAAAATTTAGTTTTTACATAATATTACCATTTATTTTAATCAAAAGTGAGCCTGATTTAGGTTCGGCTTTAATTATATTAATAGTTGGCTATGTTGTATTATTTTTAGTTGGCATAAACTATAAAATAATACTAACTGGAATATTAATCATTGGAATACTAGCTCCAATTTCTCCGCTAATATATAATAATTTAAATGATTATCAAAAAAAAAGAATAGTAGATTTTCTAAGTGAAAAACCAAGTTATCAAGTAAGACAAAGTATGATTGCAATAGGTAGTGGTGGAGTAAGTGGAAAAAGCAAAGATGACGCTACTCAAACACATTTTAAATTTTTACCTATTAGTACTAGCGATTTTATCTTTGCTTATACAATAGAAAGATATGGATTTATAGGTGCTTGTATTTTACTAGCCGGATATTTATCTCTTATTTTACATTTATTAAGCCTTAATAGAATATTAAAAAAAGATTATTTTGCAAGAGTTTTTACCTCAGGTCTGGCCATTTTAATTTTTATTTATGTAGGTGTAAATATTTCAATGACAATAGGTTTTGCACCAGTTGTAGGAGTTCCTTTGCCATTTTTTAGCTACGGTGGAAGTTCATTTGTAACATTTATGGTGCTTTTTGGAATCTATGAAAATTTACTATCGTTTAGATTCGACCCACATTACAAATTAGTTAAAATAAATTTATAAGCCCTAAAATAAGGGCTTTTTATTATTTGCTACTTGCTTTACTTACTTTATTCATTTCAATATAAGGACCATAGCGGTGTTGTTCTATACTAAAATCATCATCATATGGCTCTACATCCATATCTAATGGTTTAGTTCTTCTATCAGGAAAATCTTTGTCTCTATTTTCTTTAACAGGACGAACTTGTGAATTAATATAAGCTGCTACATCAAACGCTTCTTCAGTACTTAAGGTAGCATCACCTTTAGGCATATTTTGCTTAATATATTGTGCTGCTTTTATTAATCTATACATACCAGCACCTGTATTATAACTATCATTACCCCATAAAGCTGGATAAATATAATATCCTCCTCTTTGTTCATCATTTACCATACCAGCACCATCTTCTCCATGGCATGCAGCACATTTATCAGCATAAATTTCTTTACCTTTTTTAGGGTCTGCTGCTCTATTTAATAAATCAATTTTTGCTAAACCTTGACCTTTCGTATTAGCACCTATTGCAACCCCTTGACTTAAATAATGCATATAAGCAACCATAGCTTTCATTTCTGGCGAATTTAAAGGTAGCATTTTACCATTCATACTGCGTTCCATACAACCATTAATCCTATCTTCAATAGTTGCAACCTTATCACCCCTTGCTAAATACTGCGGAAATCTCGCATAAATTCCTACAAAACCTGACTCATAAGGGATAGTTCCACCATTTGCATGACAACTACTACAGGATAGATTATTTCCTGCGTATCTTTTACTTTCATCTTTTGCTTTTGGTCCTATATAATAAGTAGTTTCATTTAAAATTTTATTACCTAAAATTACAGCTTCTGCATATTTTGAACCCTTTGGCATTTTATTTTCATCAATATAACCATCATCTCCTATTGTGGCAGGAACAATCCACTCAGCTTCTTTTAAATCAATCCCAGTTGCTGATTTTGTCTTAGATACACTTGCATCAATAGCAAATGAACAAGTACTAGCAAAAACAAGTGCAAAGCTTAAATACTTTTTCATACTTTCTCCTTAAAATAAATTAAATTTCATTCTATAACACTTAAGTAATTTATAAAATAAAAATCAAATTTTTATTACAAATTTGTTACAAAATTACAATTTAGTCTAAATAATCAGTTTGATGAGTATCTAATTTTGTAAATCTTGCCTTAGAAATTTGAAAATCAAAATGTATATCCCCTAATCCACCACTTCTATTTTTTGCAATTTCTAATATCATATGTTTTTCAGCATTAATATTATTTTCTCTATCATAATTTTCATCTGATTGATTAATAAACAATATTAAATCAGCATCTTGCTCTATACTACCACTTTCTCTAATATCCGATAAAATTAATCTTTTATTTTGTCTAGAATCAACTGAACGATTAACTTGAGATAGTGCTAAAATAGGAAGTTTTAATTCTAATGCAAGTAATTTTAATCCCCTACTAATCTCGCTAACTTGAACATGCCTATCTGCTCTCGTATTTAATGAATTCATAAGTTGAATATAATCAATAATACATAATCCTATATTTGTATGTTCTTCTTTTAATCTTCTTAAAGATGACCTTAAAAATTCTATATTTAAATTTCCATTATCATAAATATATAGTGTTTTTTCACTCAAAAAATTAGCGCTATGCTGCATTTTTTCCATATCTCCATCTAATCTAGCAGTAAGCAATGACTGTAGTGGAATTCCAGTATCTTGTGATATTAATTTTGCCATAATTTTATGTGCTTCAGTTTCAAGACTATAAAACACAACTCCAACATCTCTTTTTAAAGAATGTAGTAAAATATTAAGTGCAAACGTAGTTTTACCCATACCAGGACGAGCTGCTAAAATTATTAATTCACCTGACTTAAAACCCTTTGTATATTTATTGAGTGTCTCAAAACCTGTATCTATACCTACAATATCCCTATCAATTAATTTTGATACCCTATTTAATTCTTCATAAAATTCATTAATAGCAGTTATTGAATTTTTTAAATTTTTATCGTTTACACCTGATACTAAAGAATAAATCTTAGCATTTAAATCATGGGTATATTTTATACTATCATCAACACTTGAAAGTTCTGATGTAGTAACTTGCATTAATGAATTTAACTTATCTTTTAAACTTAAATTTCTTAAAGTCTTAGAATAAGAATCTACATCTATTAATGAATTTTGATTTTCTAATGTAGACCAAAAATTTTCCTTAGCATTATTAAATACAATTTTAAGTTGCTTTAAATCCACACTCTCTCTAAGTCTTCTTTTATTTAATATAAACTCAAATATATCAGCGTGTAATCTATATGAAAAATCACTTGGCTTAATAATACTTGCGGCTATATCTATATTTTCATTATTTTCTATACAAGCTAATAAAATACTTTGCTCTAATTCAATATCAAAATACTTACTCATAATTCTTCCTTAATTCTTATTTTAATCTCTCGTAAAAATTAAAGAAATTAAAATAAGAATTTGAAATAGGAATTTCAAATTCTATTCTTCGTGAAGTTTTGCTTCGTCTAATACTTCATCTAAAAATCTATCTACTAAAGTATCATATTTGCATTTTGCAACCACTTCGCCGTGTCTTATTACTAAGCCTTCATTTTTGCCAAACGCAATTGCTACATCAGCTCCTTTAGCTTCTCCTAAAGCATTTACAACACAACCCATTACACTTATATTTAATGGTGCTTTAATGTGTTTTGTCTTTTCTTCAACCACTTTAACAGCACTTAATAAATCGCTTTGTATTCTTCCACAGGTTGGACAAGAGATTATATTTATACCGCTTTTTTGCACTCCGCTATCTTGCAAAATCGCTTTAGCGACTCTTATTTCTTCGCTAAGCTCTCCTGTCATAGAAACACGAATAGTATCGCCTATGCCATTTAATAATAACTGACCTATAGCAATTGAGCTTTTTATCGTGCTATGAAACTTAGTTCCTGCTTCAGTTACTCCTAAATGAAACGGATAATCACACAATTCTCTTAATCTAGTATAACTTTCTATTGTGCTTTGTGCGTCTGAAGTTTTAATGCTTATTTTAATATCCCTAAAATCAAAATCTTCAAGTAATTTAATATTATAAACAGCACTCTCAAGCAAGGCTTTTACACTTCTGCCGTATTTATTTTCAAATTGTTTTTCAATACTTCCGTGATTTACACCAATTCTTATAGGAATATTTCTTTGCTTACAAGCATTTACTACTTCTTTTATATTTTCTTTGCCACCGATATTTCCTGGATTTATTCTAATCCCATCTATAAATTCAGCACAATATAAAGCTAATTTGTGATTAAAATGAATATCTACAATTAGCGGCAGTGGGCTTTGCTTTTTAAGTTCTGCTAAAGCCCTTGCATCTTTTATATCCAAACACGCAACTCTTACTATATCAGCACCTGCTAATTTTAACTCAATTAATTGCTCTAAACATCCATTAATATCTTGAGTTTTTGTAAATAGCATTGATTGAACGCTAATTGGAGCATCACCACCGATTTTAACCCCGCCTACACTAATTTGCCTAGTTTTAAATCTAGGCTTAAAAAAATCACTTCTCATATTAATTTATATTGTATTTTTTAAGTAAAGCTTCATATTCGCTAGTTTTTATAAATTCTTCTAAAGCTTTATTTAATTTCTCTCTTAGCTCTACATTTTCATTTTTGCTAAACGCTATAGAAAATCCTTCTGTGCCATCATCTTCATTATAAAATTCAGCTAAATTAGGATATTTTGCTAAATATTCTCTTGCCACAAGTGCATCAAATGCTAAAGCGTCTAATTTTTTATCATTTAAAGCCATTACTAAAACAACAGGATTTTCATTAGGTTGTACTAATGCACCTACTTGTTTTACTGCTGCTTCTTGAACCGTGCCTAATTGCACTCCTACTTTTTTACCTTTTATATCATCTTTA
This is a stretch of genomic DNA from Campylobacter sp. MG1. It encodes these proteins:
- the ispG gene encoding flavodoxin-dependent (E)-4-hydroxy-3-methylbut-2-enyl-diphosphate synthase; translated protein: MRSDFFKPRFKTRQISVGGVKIGGDAPISVQSMLFTKTQDINGCLEQLIELKLAGADIVRVACLDIKDARALAELKKQSPLPLIVDIHFNHKLALYCAEFIDGIRINPGNIGGKENIKEVVNACKQRNIPIRIGVNHGSIEKQFENKYGRSVKALLESAVYNIKLLEDFDFRDIKISIKTSDAQSTIESYTRLRELCDYPFHLGVTEAGTKFHSTIKSSIAIGQLLLNGIGDTIRVSMTGELSEEIRVAKAILQDSGVQKSGINIISCPTCGRIQSDLLSAVKVVEEKTKHIKAPLNISVMGCVVNALGEAKGADVAIAFGKNEGLVIRHGEVVAKCKYDTLVDRFLDEVLDEAKLHEE
- a CDS encoding DnaB-like helicase C-terminal domain-containing protein, with translation MSKYFDIELEQSILLACIENNENIDIAASIIKPSDFSYRLHADIFEFILNKRRLRESVDLKQLKIVFNNAKENFWSTLENQNSLIDVDSYSKTLRNLSLKDKLNSLMQVTTSELSSVDDSIKYTHDLNAKIYSLVSGVNDKNLKNSITAINEFYEELNRVSKLIDRDIVGIDTGFETLNKYTKGFKSGELIILAARPGMGKTTFALNILLHSLKRDVGVVFYSLETEAHKIMAKLISQDTGIPLQSLLTARLDGDMEKMQHSANFLSEKTLYIYDNGNLNIEFLRSSLRRLKEEHTNIGLCIIDYIQLMNSLNTRADRHVQVSEISRGLKLLALELKLPILALSQVNRSVDSRQNKRLILSDIRESGSIEQDADLILFINQSDENYDRENNINAEKHMILEIAKNRSGGLGDIHFDFQISKARFTKLDTHQTDYLD
- a CDS encoding FtsW/RodA/SpoVE family cell cycle protein encodes the protein MIKLDGKIFTHFDFILPFIVLPIIGFSFILINEANTVLAHKQILYITIGFMSFCVFFLLPIRKLEWLIPFFYWFCIGLLMLVDILGATKLGAKRWLEIPFTNFTIQPSEIFKPAFLLMLAYLIKINPPPAGGYKFKEFAKFSFYIILPFILIKSEPDLGSALIILIVGYVVLFLVGINYKIILTGILIIGILAPISPLIYNNLNDYQKKRIVDFLSEKPSYQVRQSMIAIGSGGVSGKSKDDATQTHFKFLPISTSDFIFAYTIERYGFIGACILLAGYLSLILHLLSLNRILKKDYFARVFTSGLAILIFIYVGVNISMTIGFAPVVGVPLPFFSYGGSSFVTFMVLFGIYENLLSFRFDPHYKLVKINL
- a CDS encoding RluA family pseudouridine synthase; its protein translation is MSKIIADRVERIDVFIANVLNDSRSKVANLIKNNNILVNNRTVKTSYKLNICDEIIINLPKLQETNIRYEVNFNVEIIYEDDDILVINKPIRIATHGASSLKEASLVEWLLDNNYKLADINGRIRAGIVHRLDKETSGVMIVAKTNKAYLNLASQIKDRLVDRIYIAVTNLRVNCENIEKYIKRNENNRLKMQSLSEDECIKKYGMNKDRWGKWAKTHFINLCTKENINLLAAKLESGRTHQIRTHLASINRFILGDNIYADSKNKIASNRLMLHSFFINFNHPISGKNLCFIAKFDNEFEKYLNNFENICLDYEFAIKLLNDFNKNILK
- a CDS encoding c-type cytochrome translates to MKKYLSFALVFASTCSFAIDASVSKTKSATGIDLKEAEWIVPATIGDDGYIDENKMPKGSKYAEAVILGNKILNETTYYIGPKAKDESKRYAGNNLSCSSCHANGGTIPYESGFVGIYARFPQYLARGDKVATIEDRINGCMERSMNGKMLPLNSPEMKAMVAYMHYLSQGVAIGANTKGQGLAKIDLLNRAADPKKGKEIYADKCAACHGEDGAGMVNDEQRGGYYIYPALWGNDSYNTGAGMYRLIKAAQYIKQNMPKGDATLSTEEAFDVAAYINSQVRPVKENRDKDFPDRRTKPLDMDVEPYDDDFSIEQHRYGPYIEMNKVSKASSK